The proteins below are encoded in one region of Segatella copri:
- a CDS encoding acetylxylan esterase produces MNMTSVLSVKAENYPYRSDYLWLTVPDHADWLYKTGEQAKVEVSFYKYGIPRDGEVNYEIGDDMLKADKKGSFKLKNGRAIVNMGTRKTPGFRDLRLFYKLDGKTYQHHIKVGFSVDKIQPYTQEPKDFDAFWQQAKDELKNVPMSYTKELAKEYCTDKIDCYLVKLQIDKKGHAMYGYLFYPKNAKQGSHPVVLTPPGAGIKTIKEPMRNKYYAENGFIRFEIEIHGLDPRLPAETFQEISKGFNDANGGYLANGLEDKNRYYMRHVYQGLVRCIDFLTSLPEWDGKNVAVQGGSQGGALAIIAAGLDKRVTQCVANHPALSDMAAYAEKGRTGGYPHFNKYHEILKNKDCLNTMAYYDVVNFARKVKAPTYLTWGYNDNTCPPTTSYAVWNTLKCKKEALLTPINEHWTTPDTNYQQMVWIKEHLVK; encoded by the coding sequence ATGAACATGACGAGTGTGTTAAGTGTGAAGGCGGAGAACTATCCCTATCGCAGTGATTATCTCTGGCTAACCGTGCCTGACCATGCCGACTGGCTCTATAAGACGGGCGAACAGGCTAAGGTGGAAGTAAGTTTCTATAAGTATGGAATTCCCCGTGACGGCGAGGTGAATTATGAAATAGGCGATGACATGCTGAAGGCTGACAAGAAAGGAAGCTTCAAGCTGAAGAATGGGCGCGCCATCGTGAACATGGGAACCCGAAAGACACCGGGCTTCCGCGATTTGAGATTATTCTATAAACTCGATGGTAAGACCTATCAGCATCATATCAAAGTAGGATTCTCGGTAGATAAGATTCAGCCTTATACCCAGGAGCCTAAGGATTTCGATGCTTTCTGGCAGCAGGCAAAGGACGAACTGAAGAACGTGCCGATGAGCTATACCAAGGAACTCGCCAAGGAATATTGTACAGATAAGATAGATTGCTATCTTGTAAAGCTTCAGATAGATAAGAAAGGTCATGCGATGTACGGCTACCTCTTCTATCCCAAGAATGCCAAGCAGGGTAGCCATCCTGTGGTTCTCACACCTCCTGGAGCCGGCATCAAGACCATCAAGGAGCCTATGCGCAATAAATATTACGCCGAGAACGGATTCATCCGCTTCGAGATAGAGATTCATGGTCTCGACCCACGTCTCCCAGCCGAAACATTCCAGGAGATAAGCAAGGGATTCAACGATGCAAACGGTGGTTATCTTGCCAATGGATTGGAAGATAAGAACCGTTATTATATGAGGCATGTTTATCAGGGACTGGTGCGCTGCATAGATTTCCTAACCTCTCTCCCAGAATGGGACGGAAAGAATGTGGCTGTGCAGGGCGGAAGTCAGGGTGGAGCCTTGGCTATTATTGCAGCCGGTTTAGATAAGCGCGTAACCCAGTGTGTTGCCAATCATCCGGCGCTCAGCGATATGGCTGCTTATGCCGAGAAGGGAAGAACGGGCGGTTATCCTCACTTCAATAAATATCATGAGATATTGAAGAACAAGGATTGTCTCAACACGATGGCTTATTATGATGTGGTGAATTTTGCCCGCAAGGTAAAGGCCCCAACTTATCTTACATGGGGATATAACGATAATACCTGTCCGCCAACTACCAGCTATGCTGTTTGGAATACGTTGAAATGTAAGAAGGAAGCTTTGCTCACTCCAATCAATGAGCATTGGACTACACCCGATACAAATTATCAGCAGATGGTTTGGATAAAAGAGCATCTCGTTAAGTAA
- the tnpB gene encoding IS66 family insertion sequence element accessory protein TnpB (TnpB, as the term is used for proteins encoded by IS66 family insertion elements, is considered an accessory protein, since TnpC, encoded by a neighboring gene, is a DDE family transposase.), with amino-acid sequence MFGLNENTQYYVCQRYVRMNMGINGLYQIVRTEMELPPLGGAVFIFFSKNRQQVKMLKWDGDGFLLYQKRLERGTFELPFFDPQSKQCKMPYKTLSAIMSGICLKSMRYRKRLNL; translated from the coding sequence ATGTTTGGATTAAACGAAAACACCCAGTATTACGTCTGCCAGCGATATGTCCGAATGAACATGGGCATAAATGGCCTGTACCAGATTGTGAGGACGGAGATGGAGCTGCCGCCACTCGGTGGTGCCGTCTTCATCTTCTTCTCCAAGAACCGCCAGCAGGTAAAAATGCTAAAATGGGATGGCGACGGTTTCTTGCTGTATCAGAAGCGACTGGAGCGAGGAACCTTTGAATTACCATTCTTTGATCCCCAAAGCAAACAATGCAAAATGCCGTACAAGACGCTATCTGCCATCATGAGCGGAATTTGCCTGAAAAGTATGAGATATAGGAAACGGCTTAATCTATAG
- a CDS encoding class I SAM-dependent methyltransferase, with amino-acid sequence MNQATLDFIRQHQDDDVRQLAFLGSKYPEVDMPFALDQIRGRKMARVKLPRWASIDGIIYPPHISMEQCSSEQTALYKAELAARLLGLSPSSSENGEEKEKESENASNLHLSEICEFAGKGAVDSEFAKNEATCKKQQILTESEENVNEIKEEPYEGDFSEEIGFVDLTGGFGVDFSYIASRLDVKSMYVERQAHLCEAAKENFGRLGLKNAIVKNGDGIEVLHSFASKKEAAASDSLGITEDQSQSLLKTNLGLKLIFIDPARRDDAGNKVVSLKDCTPDVTLLQEEMLSKADYVIIKLSPMLDWHRAVSELNCVQEVHIISVNNECKELLLVLSARNMDDMRASSADGESGEDEIDGAEGTDGEVKHAGNLRIYCINDAQSFVCDELDMESSSVKIAPSTLEEMLYLYEPNASLMKAGCFSVLSERYGARMLSKNSHLFVSREPIAVFPGRSFRIIVVSSFNKKELKRHLSGITKANIATRNFPLSVAELRKRLKLKDGGETYIFATTLSDESHVLMITEKA; translated from the coding sequence ATGAACCAAGCAACGCTCGATTTTATCCGCCAGCATCAGGACGATGATGTTCGCCAGTTGGCTTTCCTCGGCAGCAAGTATCCCGAGGTAGATATGCCTTTCGCTCTCGACCAGATTCGCGGGCGAAAGATGGCTCGTGTGAAACTGCCCCGTTGGGCAAGCATTGATGGCATCATCTATCCCCCTCATATTTCGATGGAGCAATGTTCGTCAGAGCAAACGGCACTTTATAAGGCTGAACTCGCTGCCCGACTGCTCGGTTTGTCTCCTTCATCATCCGAAAACGGAGAAGAAAAGGAGAAGGAGAGCGAAAACGCCTCAAATCTTCATCTTTCTGAAATTTGCGAATTTGCCGGCAAAGGGGCAGTTGATTCAGAATTCGCCAAAAATGAAGCTACTTGCAAAAAGCAACAGATATTAACAGAATCAGAAGAGAATGTTAATGAAATAAAAGAAGAACCTTATGAAGGAGATTTTTCTGAAGAAATCGGGTTTGTTGACCTGACCGGCGGTTTCGGAGTAGACTTCTCTTACATCGCTTCCCGATTGGACGTGAAGTCGATGTATGTGGAGCGTCAGGCTCATCTCTGTGAAGCAGCGAAGGAAAACTTTGGGCGGTTGGGTTTGAAGAATGCCATCGTGAAGAATGGAGACGGAATAGAGGTTCTGCATTCTTTTGCTTCAAAGAAAGAGGCTGCTGCATCAGATTCTTTAGGCATAACTGAAGATCAGTCTCAGTCATTACTTAAGACCAACCTTGGTCTTAAGCTGATCTTCATCGATCCTGCTCGTAGAGACGATGCGGGCAACAAGGTAGTATCCTTGAAAGATTGTACGCCCGATGTAACCCTTTTGCAGGAAGAAATGCTTTCGAAGGCAGATTACGTCATCATCAAACTCTCTCCGATGCTTGACTGGCACCGTGCGGTAAGCGAATTAAACTGCGTACAAGAGGTTCATATCATCTCCGTGAATAATGAGTGTAAGGAACTCCTTTTAGTGCTCTCAGCGCGAAATATGGACGATATGAGGGCTTCATCGGCAGATGGAGAAAGTGGAGAAGATGAAATAGATGGAGCAGAAGGAACAGATGGAGAAGTAAAACATGCCGGGAATCTCCGTATTTATTGCATCAACGATGCGCAATCCTTCGTCTGCGATGAGTTGGATATGGAGTCTTCTTCGGTGAAGATAGCCCCATCCACCCTTGAAGAGATGCTGTATCTTTACGAGCCGAATGCCTCGTTGATGAAAGCCGGCTGTTTCAGCGTCTTATCTGAGCGATATGGAGCCAGAATGCTTTCCAAGAACAGTCATCTTTTCGTGAGCCGTGAGCCTATCGCTGTCTTCCCCGGCAGAAGTTTCCGCATCATCGTCGTATCCTCCTTTAATAAAAAGGAGTTGAAGCGTCATCTGTCAGGAATCACCAAGGCAAACATCGCTACCCGCAACTTCCCCCTTTCCGTAGCAGAATTACGCAAGCGATTGAAGCTGAAGGATGGTGGCGAAACCTATATCTTCGCCACCACATTGAGCGACGAAAGTCATGTGCTGATGATAACGGAGAAAGCTTAG
- a CDS encoding N-acetyltransferase, translating into MSLIEIKKVETKKDLKTFIDFHYDLYEGNEYDVPNLFSDDMNTLSKDKNAAFEFCEAEYFLAYKDGKLAGRVAAIINHKANNKWGRKSVRFGWIDFIDDREVSKALLDAVEKYGKEKGMEDIVGPLGFTDMDPEGMLTWGFDQLGTMPTIYNYSYYPEHIEALEGFTVDNKYVEYKLMVPDTIPEKYAKIAAMIEKRYNLHVRKLTRKDIYQGGYGQKIFDLINDTYKHLYGYSELSQKQIDQYIKMYLSLLDLNFVTAIEDWTTEDHKMIGIGITMPSLSRALQKCHRGRLLPFGWWHLLRAIKFHKTKIVDLLLIGIQPEYRAKGANALLFADLIPIYQKYGIEWGETQVEMEENAAVQGQWGVLDPILHKRRNCYIKSIK; encoded by the coding sequence ATGTCATTAATAGAAATTAAAAAGGTCGAAACAAAGAAGGACTTGAAGACGTTCATCGACTTCCATTACGACCTCTACGAAGGCAACGAATATGATGTGCCTAATCTTTTCAGCGACGACATGAATACTCTGAGCAAGGACAAGAACGCAGCGTTCGAGTTCTGCGAGGCAGAGTATTTTCTTGCCTATAAGGACGGCAAGCTGGCAGGTCGCGTCGCTGCCATTATCAATCATAAGGCAAACAATAAATGGGGCAGGAAGTCGGTCCGTTTCGGCTGGATTGATTTCATTGACGACCGCGAGGTTTCCAAGGCTCTTCTCGATGCTGTAGAGAAATACGGTAAGGAGAAGGGAATGGAAGATATTGTAGGTCCGCTGGGTTTTACCGATATGGATCCAGAAGGCATGCTTACCTGGGGCTTTGACCAGCTAGGCACCATGCCTACCATTTATAATTATTCATATTATCCGGAGCACATCGAGGCTCTGGAGGGCTTTACCGTAGATAATAAGTATGTAGAGTATAAACTGATGGTGCCAGATACCATCCCGGAGAAATATGCCAAGATAGCAGCGATGATAGAGAAAAGATACAATCTCCATGTCCGCAAACTTACCCGTAAGGATATTTATCAGGGCGGATACGGACAGAAGATTTTCGACCTCATCAATGATACATACAAGCATCTCTATGGTTATTCCGAACTTTCACAGAAGCAGATAGACCAGTACATCAAGATGTATCTGTCTTTGCTCGACCTGAACTTTGTAACAGCCATAGAAGACTGGACTACCGAGGATCATAAGATGATAGGTATCGGTATTACGATGCCTTCCCTTTCCAGAGCTCTGCAGAAGTGTCATAGGGGCAGGCTGCTTCCTTTTGGCTGGTGGCATCTGCTGCGCGCCATCAAGTTCCATAAAACCAAGATTGTCGACCTTCTGCTCATCGGTATCCAGCCGGAATACCGTGCTAAGGGTGCCAATGCGCTGCTCTTTGCCGACCTGATTCCTATCTATCAGAAGTATGGAATCGAGTGGGGAGAAACGCAGGTAGAAATGGAAGAAAATGCTGCCGTGCAGGGACAATGGGGCGTCTTGGATCCAATCCTTCACAAGCGCCGCAACTGCTATATTAAGAGTATCAAGTAA
- a CDS encoding DNA topoisomerase IV subunit B — MSEDKNLGNSELNAADEFANAPQEQPPVEYTDDNIRHLSDMEHVRTRPGMYIGRLGDGNLPEDGIYVLLKEVVDNSIDEFKMGAGARLEIDIEDNLRVSVRDYGRGIPQGKLVEAVSVLNTGGKYDSKAFKKSVGLNGVGVKAVNALSSHFEVKSYRDGKVRHLKFEKGILKSDMTEDTEDENGTFIFFEPDNTLFKNYSFHDDFVETMLRNYTYLNTGLTIMHNGRRILSRHGLQDLLSDNMTNEGLYDIVHMKGEDIEIAFTHTNQYGEEYYSFVNGQHTTQGGTHQSAFKEHIAKTIKEFYGKYEYADIRNGLVAAIAINVEEPVFESQTKIKLGSTTMTPNGGETINKYVGDFLKKEVDNYLHIHKGVAEVLENKIKESERERKAMAGVTKLARERAKKANLHNRKLRDCRIHFSDAKNERKEESSIFITEGDSASGSITKSRDVNTQAVFSLRGKPLNSFGLTKKVVYENEEFNLLQAALDIEDGLDSLRYNKVIVATDADVDGMHIRLLIITFFLQFFPDLIKKGHVYVLQTPLFRVRNKRTKIKNKQVVADADAKLGSKEKKSDFITHYCYSDEERQQAIRDLGPDPEITRFKGLGEISPDEFAHFIGPDMRLEQVTLHKTDQVQKLLEYYMGKNTMERQNFIIENLVIEEDIPEEDSAPLD, encoded by the coding sequence ATGTCTGAAGATAAAAACTTAGGTAACAGCGAATTGAATGCTGCAGATGAGTTTGCCAATGCCCCTCAGGAGCAGCCGCCGGTAGAATATACCGACGATAACATCCGCCACTTGAGCGATATGGAGCATGTACGCACCCGTCCGGGTATGTACATCGGCCGTCTGGGAGATGGAAATCTGCCGGAAGATGGTATTTATGTGCTCTTGAAGGAGGTGGTAGACAACTCTATCGATGAATTCAAGATGGGTGCAGGTGCCCGTCTGGAAATCGATATCGAGGACAATCTGCGTGTCAGCGTGCGCGACTATGGTCGTGGTATTCCTCAGGGCAAGCTCGTTGAGGCTGTAAGTGTGCTGAATACCGGCGGTAAGTACGACAGCAAGGCGTTCAAGAAGAGCGTCGGTCTGAATGGTGTGGGTGTGAAGGCGGTCAATGCCCTCAGTTCCCATTTCGAAGTAAAGTCGTACCGCGATGGAAAGGTGCGCCATCTGAAGTTTGAGAAAGGTATTCTGAAGAGCGATATGACGGAAGATACTGAGGACGAGAACGGTACCTTTATCTTCTTCGAGCCGGATAATACACTCTTCAAGAACTATTCCTTCCACGATGATTTCGTGGAAACGATGCTCCGCAACTATACTTATCTGAACACCGGACTCACCATCATGCACAATGGCCGCCGCATCTTGAGTCGCCATGGTCTGCAGGATTTGCTGAGCGATAATATGACCAACGAAGGTCTCTACGACATCGTCCACATGAAGGGCGAGGACATCGAGATTGCCTTCACCCATACCAACCAGTATGGCGAGGAGTATTATTCCTTCGTCAACGGTCAGCACACCACCCAGGGAGGTACGCATCAGAGTGCCTTCAAGGAGCATATTGCCAAGACTATCAAGGAGTTCTACGGCAAGTATGAGTATGCTGACATCCGAAACGGACTGGTGGCTGCCATTGCCATCAACGTAGAAGAACCGGTTTTCGAGAGTCAGACCAAGATTAAGCTCGGAAGTACTACGATGACGCCGAATGGTGGCGAAACCATCAATAAGTATGTGGGCGATTTCCTGAAGAAGGAAGTAGACAACTATCTCCATATCCACAAGGGTGTAGCTGAGGTTCTGGAGAATAAGATTAAGGAGAGCGAACGCGAGCGCAAGGCGATGGCGGGCGTTACCAAACTCGCCCGTGAGCGTGCCAAGAAGGCGAATCTCCACAATCGCAAGCTCCGCGACTGCCGCATCCATTTCAGCGACGCCAAGAACGAGCGCAAGGAGGAGAGTTCCATCTTCATCACCGAGGGCGATTCTGCCAGCGGAAGCATCACCAAGAGCCGCGATGTGAATACCCAGGCGGTGTTCTCTCTGCGTGGTAAACCGCTCAACAGCTTCGGTCTTACCAAGAAGGTGGTTTATGAGAACGAGGAGTTCAATCTGCTTCAGGCGGCTCTCGATATAGAGGACGGCTTGGATTCATTGCGTTACAACAAGGTAATTGTGGCAACCGATGCGGATGTCGACGGAATGCACATCCGCCTGCTCATCATCACCTTCTTCCTTCAGTTCTTCCCAGATCTCATCAAGAAGGGCCATGTCTACGTGCTTCAGACCCCATTGTTCCGAGTGCGCAACAAGCGAACCAAGATCAAGAACAAGCAGGTGGTGGCTGATGCGGATGCGAAACTGGGAAGCAAGGAGAAAAAGAGCGATTTCATCACGCATTACTGTTACAGCGATGAGGAGCGCCAGCAGGCGATTCGCGATTTGGGCCCTGACCCTGAAATCACCCGATTCAAAGGATTGGGAGAGATTTCGCCTGATGAATTCGCCCATTTCATCGGTCCCGACATGCGGTTGGAGCAGGTTACGCTGCATAAAACCGACCAGGTGCAGAAGCTGCTGGAATATTATATGGGTAAGAACACGATGGAGCGCCAGAACTTCATCATCGAAAATCTGGTAATAGAAGAGGATATTCCGGAGGAAGACTCAGCACCGCTGGATTAA
- a CDS encoding IS66 family transposase yields MKKDEIIVLLKKQLQLANEQLQQANATVSSLTTQVNELIERIKSLEELLVQKGIAIDKANRQNKALGKLVSGKKSERQEKNPQDSMTQEEFDKKKTEQAEKRKARKNNGAKRDMHYEMKEVHVTIDPVMDAEFLKTLRLFGTRTCIRYSMEPIKFIKTVYHINTYTDGSIMYPGKTPPALLLNSSYSPSFAAGLLQMRYIYSMPVERIIKYFADNGFTLRKATANKLIARSADVLENFYKAICQVVLQQDYVSADETYHKVLLAKTKPTDKGSKKGYFWAVSAPKLGLVFFVYEDGSRSEQVILNIFSDYKGTIQSDAYAPYRKLESDAYPDIMRIACLQHVKRDFIDCGKEDKDAQEVVDILNRFYREDKKHKVGVNGWTVEDHLAYRQSYAPDILQDLLEKLEEISSRKDLLPKSTLAQAVGYALNEYNAICDIFKRGDTALDNNYIERIQRYISLSRRNSMFFGSHEGASRAAILYSIAISCRLNGINLFEYICDVIEKTVEWQPNTPLEKYRDLLPDRWKKQQQH; encoded by the coding sequence ATGAAAAAGGACGAAATTATAGTACTTTTAAAGAAACAGCTTCAGCTTGCAAACGAACAGCTTCAGCAAGCTAATGCTACGGTGAGTTCATTGACTACACAGGTCAACGAACTCATTGAACGTATAAAGTCATTAGAAGAATTACTCGTCCAGAAAGGAATCGCCATTGACAAAGCGAATCGTCAGAACAAGGCACTCGGCAAGCTCGTTTCAGGCAAGAAGTCCGAACGTCAGGAAAAGAATCCACAAGACTCGATGACCCAGGAGGAATTTGACAAGAAGAAAACAGAGCAGGCCGAAAAGAGAAAGGCACGCAAAAACAACGGAGCCAAGCGTGACATGCATTACGAGATGAAAGAGGTGCATGTTACGATAGATCCAGTCATGGATGCAGAGTTTTTGAAGACGTTGCGTCTCTTCGGAACTCGTACCTGTATACGTTACAGCATGGAACCCATCAAATTCATCAAGACCGTGTATCACATCAACACTTATACTGATGGAAGTATCATGTATCCGGGGAAAACTCCGCCGGCTCTGTTGTTGAATTCTTCCTATTCACCTTCCTTTGCAGCAGGACTCCTGCAGATGCGATACATCTATTCCATGCCGGTAGAGCGAATCATCAAATACTTTGCCGACAATGGGTTTACGTTAAGGAAAGCCACGGCAAACAAACTGATTGCCAGAAGTGCCGATGTACTGGAAAACTTCTATAAGGCTATCTGCCAAGTAGTGTTGCAGCAGGATTATGTCTCGGCAGACGAGACATACCATAAAGTGCTGTTAGCCAAGACAAAGCCTACGGACAAGGGTTCGAAGAAAGGCTACTTCTGGGCTGTAAGTGCGCCTAAACTGGGACTTGTCTTCTTCGTATATGAGGATGGATCACGCTCTGAGCAGGTCATACTTAACATATTCTCTGATTATAAAGGTACCATACAGAGTGATGCATATGCTCCTTACCGGAAACTGGAGTCGGATGCTTATCCTGACATTATGAGAATCGCCTGCCTGCAGCATGTCAAGAGAGATTTCATCGACTGCGGCAAGGAAGACAAGGATGCTCAGGAGGTCGTAGATATCCTCAACAGATTTTATCGAGAAGACAAAAAACATAAGGTTGGGGTAAATGGATGGACCGTTGAAGACCATCTAGCCTATCGGCAGTCATATGCACCGGACATTTTGCAGGATTTATTGGAGAAACTGGAGGAAATATCTTCCAGGAAAGATTTGCTGCCCAAGTCTACCTTGGCGCAGGCGGTCGGCTATGCCCTTAATGAATATAATGCCATTTGTGACATCTTCAAAAGAGGTGATACGGCTCTCGATAACAACTACATTGAGAGAATCCAGAGATACATATCACTATCAAGAAGAAACTCAATGTTCTTTGGTTCGCACGAAGGAGCAAGCCGGGCGGCTATCCTATATTCTATCGCAATCTCATGCAGGCTGAATGGCATTAATCTGTTTGAATACATATGCGACGTAATAGAAAAGACTGTAGAATGGCAACCCAATACCCCATTAGAAAAATATAGAGACTTACTTCCTGACCGATGGAAAAAGCAGCAACAGCATTAA
- a CDS encoding carboxylesterase/lipase family protein: MKLKRHLLTAALTLFCLSAANAQLLRTTVEQGEIEGVEHEGFALYKGIPYAEAPVGNLRWKAPVSKKPWKGVFKADKWGDRPPQPIDPNQNGGEQGMSEDCLYLSVETPAKSKNDKLPVFVMIHGGAFLSGSYSGTQESFVKEGIIYCSIEYRLGALGFMAHPELSKESGKNISGNYGILDQVMALKWIHDNIAAFGGDPDKITIAGESAGGISVSILCASPLAKGLFRGAISESGSSFWPVGESRNGNTAMLTSKAAEAGGLLLQKRLKAKNLKQLRKVPAMDIVKNTAFESFWPNVDGYSITDDQYKLYEKGSYNDVNVIIGTNSDEGSMFSHPVSVSDYEKRIHEIYGSWADQVLSLYPAKTEEETYFAQSDIFRDGSFAWGTYAWANLQSKTGKGKVYMYYFDQDSENTIVKSRKGGASHVAEMPFIYGYKFGSGKMTETEQHMEQIMSRYWINFTKTGNPNGDSLPFWTSYQEGKPTVMIMKEGLHLGPVQNQKQMDFFEKFFKEKRK, translated from the coding sequence ATGAAATTGAAAAGACATCTACTGACAGCCGCCCTGACACTCTTTTGCCTATCGGCAGCTAACGCCCAACTGCTAAGAACAACAGTGGAGCAAGGAGAAATTGAAGGTGTGGAACATGAAGGATTCGCCCTATACAAGGGAATCCCATACGCTGAAGCACCAGTGGGCAACCTCAGATGGAAAGCCCCAGTAAGCAAGAAGCCTTGGAAGGGAGTATTCAAAGCAGATAAATGGGGAGACCGTCCACCACAGCCCATCGACCCTAACCAAAATGGTGGAGAGCAGGGCATGAGCGAGGACTGCCTATACCTCAGTGTGGAAACACCAGCCAAGAGTAAGAATGACAAACTCCCTGTATTTGTGATGATTCATGGAGGAGCCTTTCTTTCTGGCTCCTACAGTGGAACTCAGGAAAGCTTTGTCAAGGAAGGCATCATCTATTGCAGCATAGAATACCGCTTGGGAGCCTTGGGATTCATGGCACATCCAGAGCTGAGTAAGGAATCAGGCAAGAACATATCTGGTAACTATGGCATCCTTGATCAAGTGATGGCCTTAAAATGGATTCACGACAATATCGCTGCCTTCGGTGGAGACCCAGACAAGATTACCATTGCTGGAGAATCTGCCGGTGGTATCTCGGTAAGTATACTATGCGCCTCTCCCCTTGCCAAGGGACTCTTCCGAGGAGCCATCAGCGAAAGTGGTAGCTCCTTCTGGCCTGTGGGTGAAAGCAGAAATGGTAACACAGCCATGCTCACCTCCAAAGCGGCAGAAGCAGGTGGACTTCTCCTTCAAAAGAGACTCAAGGCTAAGAACTTGAAGCAGCTAAGAAAAGTTCCGGCTATGGACATCGTGAAGAATACCGCCTTTGAGTCTTTTTGGCCGAACGTTGACGGCTACTCCATCACCGATGACCAGTATAAGCTCTATGAAAAGGGAAGCTACAATGATGTAAATGTCATCATAGGAACCAACAGCGACGAAGGAAGTATGTTTAGCCACCCTGTCAGTGTAAGTGACTATGAGAAAAGAATCCATGAGATATATGGAAGTTGGGCAGACCAGGTTCTCAGTCTCTATCCTGCCAAGACAGAGGAAGAAACCTACTTCGCTCAATCCGACATTTTCCGTGATGGCTCCTTTGCATGGGGAACGTATGCCTGGGCTAACCTGCAGAGCAAGACCGGCAAGGGCAAGGTGTATATGTATTACTTTGACCAAGACTCTGAGAACACCATCGTGAAAAGCCGCAAGGGAGGAGCCAGCCATGTGGCAGAGATGCCATTCATCTATGGCTATAAGTTTGGCTCTGGAAAGATGACCGAGACGGAGCAGCACATGGAACAAATCATGTCACGCTACTGGATCAACTTTACCAAGACTGGCAATCCAAATGGGGATAGCCTTCCTTTCTGGACTAGCTACCAGGAAGGTAAACCAACGGTGATGATTATGAAGGAAGGACTGCATTTGGGTCCTGTTCAAAATCAAAAGCAAATGGACTTCTTCGAGAAGTTCTTCAAGGAAAAAAGAAAATAA